CAATGCATTTGCAGAAAAAGTCGCCACAATGGGTGAACTTAAAGTAGAAATAATTAATGGTTTGGAGGAAACTAATTGAAAAGCCGAAATATTGCTGGACAGATCATGGGAGAGTTAGAAGCCTTTGATGGTTCTAAAGCAGCAATGGACACTTCCCAATTACTGATTGTTCGAGGAAGATCACGTCGGCGGATAAAACCAGAAGAACTTGGTTCTGTTATTTCTGAAGTTTTCAAGGGTTTAGGAGCTAAGAATCTGGACATGTATTCAGATGAAACAGCAGATATCATTACT
This region of Methanobacterium sp. genomic DNA includes:
- a CDS encoding DUF2120 domain-containing protein; translation: MKSRNIAGQIMGELEAFDGSKAAMDTSQLLIVRGRSRRRIKPEELGSVISEVFKGLGAKNLDMYSDETADIITILDEQIRSHVEIQGETDVYGIYRLKESFESMNCHADYGMGLLDDIAIFLILWKDKSGMGPMFVELVVSVLEG